The following proteins come from a genomic window of Trifolium pratense cultivar HEN17-A07 linkage group LG4, ARS_RC_1.1, whole genome shotgun sequence:
- the LOC123920712 gene encoding ADP-ribosylation factor-like protein 8c, whose product MGLWDSLLNWLRSLFFKQEMELSLVGLQNAGKTSLVNSIATGGYSEDMIPTVGFNMRKVTKGNVTIKLWDLGGQRRFRTMWERYCRGVSAIVYVVDAADRDSVPITRSELTELLTKPSLNGIPLLVLGNKIDKSEALSKQALVDQLGLESIKDREVCCYMISCKDSVNIDVVIDWLIKHSKTAN is encoded by the exons ATGGGTCTCTGGGATTCTCTTCTCAATTGGCTCCGCAG cttattttttaaacaagagATGGAGCTTTCTCTTGTTGGTCTTCAGAATGCTGGCAAAACTTCTCTTGTCAATTCAATTGCT ACAGGAGGATACAGTGAGGATATGATTCCAACT GTTGGGTTTAACATGCGAAAAGTTACAAAGGGAAATGTCACGATAAAGCTTTGGGATCTTGGTGGACAAAGGAGGTTCAGAACAATGTGGGAGCGTTACTGTCGTGGTGTCTCTGCTATTGT GTATGTTGTAGATGCTGCCGATAGAGACAGTGTTCCAATAACACGAAGCGAATTAACTGAACTCCTAACAAAACCTTCCTTGAATGGGATTCCTTTGCTTGTTCTAGGAAACAAAATTGACAAGTCAGAAGCTCTTTCCAAGCAAGCATTGGTAGATCAACT AGGACTTGAGTCGATCAAAGATAGAGAGGTCTGTTGCTATATGATCTCATGCAAGGATTCTGTAAACATAGACGTGGTTATCGACTGGCTTATCAAACACTCGAAAACTGCGAACTGA